The Triticum aestivum cultivar Chinese Spring chromosome 3A, IWGSC CS RefSeq v2.1, whole genome shotgun sequence genome includes a region encoding these proteins:
- the LOC123059034 gene encoding uncharacterized protein At4g15970 — MSMGSVKEGSLKLSGHHVVPFFLGAALPTILLFVLASDRVGEQLSSVSGSWLGNSNGGTPGTAPAPQQHEAERFPGLAQLLPKVCTEDRTVIITSVNEAWARPGSLLDLYLESFKNGEDTAHLLDHLLVVALDPAGFRRCAAVHPHCYLLEVTTVNLTSAARFMSKQYLELVWTKLELQQRVLELGYNFLFTDADMIVLRNPFRRIPVYADMSVSSDDYSAARARPLDNPLNTGLYYVKATSRGVRMLKYWRAARARFPGAHDQSVFGNIKRELVQKLGVTIEPLDTVYFGGFCEYHDDLASACTMHADCCVGVDNKVHDLRDVVADWRRYRGMAPEERKRDGRNMTWTVPARCRRSVNWRKPVHP, encoded by the exons ATGTCGATGGGGTCGGTGAAGGAGGGGAGCCTGAAGCTGAGCGGCCACCACGTGGTGCCGTTCTTCCTCGGGGCAGCTCTGCCCACGATCCTCCTCTTCGTCTTGGCCTCCGACCGGGTGGGCGAGCAGCTGTCCAGCGTCTCCGGCAGCTGGCTGGGGAACAGCAACGGCGGGACCCCAGGGACGGCTCCGGCACCACAGCAACATGAG GCGGAGAGATTCCCGGGCCTGGCCCAGCTGCTGCCGAAGGTGTGCACGGAGGACCGGACGGTGATCATCACGTCGGTGAACGAGGCGTGGGCGCGGCCGGGCTCCCTCCTGGACCTCTACCTCGAGAGCTTCAAGAACGGCGAGGACACCGCGCACCTCCTCGACCACCTGCTCGTGGTCGCCCTCGACCCGGCCGGCTTCCGCCGGTGCGCCGCCGTGCACCCGCACTGCTACCTCCTCGAGGTGACCACCGTGAACCTcacctccgccgcccggttcatgtccaagCAGTACCTCGAGCTGGTGTGGACCAAGCTGGAGCTCCAGCAGCGCGTCCTCGAGCTCGGCTACAACTTCCTCTTCACC GACGCCGACATGATCGTGCTCCGGAACCCGTTCCGGCGGATCCCGGTGTACGCGGACATGAGCGTGTCCTCCGACGACTACTCGGCGGCGCGGGCGCGCCCGCTGGACAACCCGCTCAACACGGGGCTCTACTACGTGAAGGCGACGAGCCGGGGCGTGCGCATGCTCAAGTACtggcgggcggcgcgggcgaggtTCCCCGGCGCGCACGACCAGTCGGTGTTCGGCAACATCAAGCGCGAGCTCGTCCAGAAGCTGGGGGTCACCATCGAGCCCCTGGACACGGTCTACTTCGGCGGGTTCTGCGAGTACCACGACGACCTCGCCAGCGCCTGCACCATGCACGCCGACTGCTGCGTCGGCGTGGACAACAAGGTGCACGACCTCAGGGACGTGGTCGCCGACTGGAGGAGGTACCGGGGCATGGCGCCGGAGGAGAGGAAGAGGGACGGCCGGAATATGACATGGACGGTGCCCGCCCGGTGCCGGAGGTCCGTGAACTGGCGCAAACCCGTGCACCCCTGA
- the LOC123063110 gene encoding glycine-rich RNA-binding protein 2, mitochondrial codes for MALVNKLGNLLKKATSSNPTLYQAIRCMSSSKLFVGGLSFNTDEGSLRDAFSHYGEIIDAKIIVDRDTGRSRGFGFITYAAEEQASSAIMALDGKDLHGRNLRVSAATERTAGFRNGAGYGGGGGGFGGGGYGGGGYGGGGYGGNSGGGGGFAPAGGDNFAAGNFGGDRGFGGNPAGNHGAPAGSTSGDEFSLGTPGSSFESAKNDDVMDDLFKDDEPDKYASKNF; via the exons ATGGCCTTGGTTAATAAGCTTGGTAATCTGCTCAAGAAGGCCACTAGCTCGAATCCGACTCTCTATCAGGCAATAAGATGCATGTCATCATCGAAGCTCTTCGTTGGAG GGCTTTCCTTTAACACAGACGAGGGCAGTCTGAGAGATGCCTTTTCCCATTATGGAGAAATTATTGATG CTAAGATTATCGTAGATCGCGACACTGGAAGGTCTAGAGGTTTTGGCTTTATAACTTATGCAGCAGAAGAACAGGCTTCATCTGCCATCATGGCCTTGGACGGAAAG GATCTACATGGACGCAACCTACGGGTTAGTGCTGCCACTGAGAGGACCGCTGGCTTCCGTAATGGTGCTGGttatggaggtggtggtggcggctttggaggaggaggatATGGCGGTGGTGGCTATGGAGGAGGTGGTTATGGTGGCAacagtggtggtggcggcggctttGCTCCTGCTGGCGGCGACAACTTTGCTGCCGGCAACTTTGGTGGTGACCGTGGTTTCGGTGGAAACCCAGCTGGAAACCATGGTGCTCCTGCAGGTTCCACCAGTGGTGATGAGTTCTCCCTTGGCACCCCTGGTTCCAGCTTTGAAAGCGCCAAGAATGACGATGTCATGGACGACCTCTTCAAGGATGATGAACCTGACAAGTACGCCAGCAAGAATTTCTAG